Proteins found in one Aquibium microcysteis genomic segment:
- a CDS encoding Ldh family oxidoreductase translates to MDKGFVIGIGALEALCRDAALAAGASPDAAASLASATLAAEREGNRAVGIAHLPFYLDALKEGRIDGRAEPTIDRLLPAVIHVDAHGGTAHLGYDRAHDLLVQAARSCGIALFAQKNAYTCGSLGTFARRLAGEGLVALAATNGPALMTVPGGRIPVYCTNPLAFAAPMADGDVLLVDQASSQTAYVKVREAAERGEALPAGWAIDPDGRPTTDPDAAMKGALLTFGGPRGANIALMVEVLSAGLSGANWSLDAPSITQGNRSPGTGLLVLAIEPAAFGSGFGDRLARHARRLEAAGVHIPGRGKAAALRRCASEEIEVSAEALGHIRSYLPLTADPAAPPGA, encoded by the coding sequence ATGGACAAGGGCTTCGTCATCGGTATCGGCGCGCTCGAAGCGCTGTGTCGGGACGCAGCCCTCGCCGCCGGCGCGAGCCCGGACGCAGCCGCTTCGCTGGCGAGCGCCACGCTCGCGGCCGAAAGGGAGGGAAATCGGGCGGTCGGGATCGCCCACCTGCCCTTCTATCTGGACGCGCTCAAGGAAGGCCGCATCGACGGCCGGGCGGAGCCGACGATCGATCGCTTGCTGCCGGCCGTCATCCATGTCGACGCGCATGGCGGCACGGCCCATCTCGGCTACGACCGGGCGCACGACCTGCTCGTGCAGGCGGCCCGCAGCTGCGGCATCGCGCTGTTCGCGCAGAAGAACGCCTACACCTGCGGCTCGCTCGGCACCTTCGCGCGACGGCTCGCGGGGGAAGGGCTGGTCGCGCTCGCCGCGACCAACGGCCCGGCGCTGATGACCGTTCCGGGCGGGCGGATCCCGGTGTACTGCACCAATCCGCTCGCCTTCGCGGCGCCCATGGCCGACGGCGACGTGCTGCTGGTCGACCAGGCCTCCAGCCAGACCGCCTACGTCAAGGTTCGCGAGGCGGCCGAGCGCGGCGAAGCTCTTCCTGCCGGCTGGGCGATCGACCCGGATGGGCGGCCGACGACCGATCCGGATGCGGCCATGAAGGGCGCGCTCTTGACCTTCGGTGGTCCGCGCGGCGCCAACATCGCCCTGATGGTGGAAGTGCTGTCGGCCGGCCTGTCCGGCGCCAACTGGTCGCTCGACGCGCCGTCGATCACGCAGGGCAACCGCTCTCCCGGCACCGGCCTCCTCGTCCTCGCCATCGAGCCCGCTGCCTTCGGTTCCGGATTCGGCGACCGTCTCGCCCGACACGCCAGGCGACTGGAAGCGGCCGGCGTCCACATCCCGGGTCGCGGCAAGGCGGCAGCCCTTCGCCGTTGCGCATCGGAAGAGATCGAGGTTTCGGCCGA